The Nostoc sp. NIES-3756 DNA window TGTGGATGCGGTAGGGACGACGATTTCTATATTCCACTCCCACTTGGGTTTTACCATCGGGAGTTAGGTAACTCAAAATATTTTGCCGCTTCACCTGGGTGAGTCGTTTAGCTAGTTTGTGTGCTAACCATATGGGTAACGGCATGAGGACAGGTGTTTGATGACAAGCGAAACCGAACACCGTTGCTTGGTTGGTGACGGTAATTTGTTCTATTTGGGCATCAGATAATTTTTGTTCGTCAAATAAGTGATAAGGGTCAGGTGGTAATTCCTTTAAGCTAGTCAAGATGCTACAGTTTTTCCCATTGAACTCCATCTGTTCATAACCAACTTGGTCAATTACCTGTCTGGCTATGTTGGTAAAATCGACATTAGTATTAGGTTCAAATCTGGCGGCGATAAACACGATGCCAGTAGATGCAGCGCATTCAGTAATAACTCTAGCGTAAGGGTCTTGCTGTAAAAATCTATCAACGATCGCATCACTAATCTGATCACACAGTTTATCAGGATGCCCCTCTGTGACAGATTCAGATGTAAACATGAAATCTTTTTTCATAATTCTCCTTGGGAGTGGGAATATTATCTAGTTTGTCTCCCTCATCTTCCTTATCTTCCTCATCTCCCTCATCTCCCTCATCCCCCTCATCCTCCTCATCCCTCCACTAATATCCTTACTTCCTTCATTCACAACTAGCGGTAACAAAGCACTACTACCAATAACCGCACCATCTACCAAACCAATAGGGGTAATCTTCAGGAGATTTCTTAGGGGTGGAACAGCAACAGCTACTAGTTGCAGGGCAAAGGAACCAGTCACCGCCGCAGTTAAGTAAGGGTTCTTGGGAAGTTTTTCTTGACTGAAGATGCTGTGTTTTTCGGAACGGCTGCTAATTGTATGTAGGAGTTGGGCTGTTGTCAGAGTCATGAAGGCCAGGGTGCTGGCTTGGGGGCTGATACCATATTTGAGGAGGCCGTAACCGTATGCGGCTAGTGTGCCGGCGGATATGGTGGCTGACTCAAAGGTAATTCTGCCGAAATCTGACTTCTTAATTATCGAGTCTTGGGGGTCGCGGGGTGGTTGACTTAAGACATCTGGTTCCGGCGCTTCCATTGCTAGGGATAAGCCGGGGAAAATATCTGTAACTAAATTTAGCCAGAGTAGTTGAATGGCATTTAGGGGTTCGCCAATACCTGCGGCTGTGGCGGTAGTCATGACGATGATTTCACTTAAGTTTGTCGCCAACAGAAAATGCACCGACTTACGAATGTTGTTGTAAATTGTCCTTCCCCGACTCACAGCAATAATCATTGTTTCTAGTCGGTCATCTTCTAAAACAATATCTGCTACTTCACGGGCGACATCGGTTCCCCCCTTACCCATCGCCACACCAACTTGGGCAGCTTTCAAAGCAGGGGCATCGTTAATACCATCGCCAGTCATAGCGACAACTTTACCCGCACCTTGTAACGCTTGAACAATTTGTAGTTTGTTGCTGGGACTGATGCGGGCAAATACATCTACCTTATCGCTGAGGGCAGTTAAGGCTTCGGGTGTGAGGTTGTTAAGGTTGGTGGAGTCGAGGATTTCTAATTGATCTGACCGATTTAATTCTAATTCTTTTGCGATCGCATAAGCTGTAGGACTTTGATCCCCAGTAATCATGACTGTATTGATCCCCGCATGGTGGAAGTCAGCAATTAATTCTTTTGCCCCCCTTCTAATGGGGTCGGCCATCCCTACCAAACCCAACCAAATCAATTCTGCTTCATGGTTGCCGTTGTGAGATTCATCTATATGGTTGTAAGCGACACCCAACACCCGCAACGCCTTACCCGCCATCCGGTCATTTTCAATTTCCAACAGTTGGCGATCTTCGTCGGTTAAAGGCATAACTTTGCCATCCTTCATCCACCCTTGGCACATCTGCGCCACTTCACCGGGACTACCTTTGACAGCGACTAATTTATGTCCATTATGAGTTTCATGGATGGTACTCATAATGTTGCGATTTTCTGATCGCAGGTTGGTTTGTAGTAAGGGATACTTATCTCGTAAAGAAACTGCATCTACCCCAGCCGCAATACTCATGTAAATTAAGGCGTTTTCTGTCGCCGAACCTGTAACTACATACTCACCCTCGGTCTTACTGACTTGGGTTTCATTACACAAAACTGAGACATGAATCAGCTTTAACAGTTCATCGTACATATAGGGGTTGATATTTTCCTGCCCAGCGATGAACTGACCATCGACTACTTTAATTTCCCGCGAGTTGGTGTGAATTTCCACCACCGACATTTTATTTTCCGTAATTGTCCCGGTCTTATCCATGCAAATTGTCTGCACAGAACCCAAAGCTTCCACCGCACTCAAACTACGCACAAGTACTTTATTTCGGCGCATATCGCGGATACCCAAAGCTAAGGTTGTTGTGGCAATTGTTGGTAAACCTTCGGGAACAGCCGCCACCGCCAAAGATATGGATGACTTCAACATCTGCACTATCCCATATCCCCGCAGTAGTCCCATGCCAAACACCAACCCGCAAAGACCCATCCCAATAATTACAAGTTGACCACCTACCTCGTCTAATTGTCTAGCGAGGGGTGTTTCGGTGGCAT harbors:
- a CDS encoding cation-translocating P-type ATPase, whose protein sequence is MIQAIHTSVKGRARYKVQELYHSLSLKAYLERALINRPEIINVSANISTSNILVFFSPEYNYKQIAYLIDEVILNYRKSNQLVRAKKSEKIVKKNKQVAAGKQQKTEDWHLIPVNTVLDTFKTSSSGLSSESAARNLSIYGANVLSQTEVRSSLSILVDQFKSLPVALLGVAAGVSVFTGGLIDAVVILGVVGLNAVIGFATETNSERIIHSLKHQEQTSTWVVRDGKVQEIPTENVVVGDILILKPGSYVAADARLIEADNLSIDESALTGESLPVSKNTASLTGEDVPLGDRLNMIYRGTYITGGQGLAAVVATGQFTEMGHIQTLVGTANATETPLARQLDEVGGQLVIIGMGLCGLVFGMGLLRGYGIVQMLKSSISLAVAAVPEGLPTIATTTLALGIRDMRRNKVLVRSLSAVEALGSVQTICMDKTGTITENKMSVVEIHTNSREIKVVDGQFIAGQENINPYMYDELLKLIHVSVLCNETQVSKTEGEYVVTGSATENALIYMSIAAGVDAVSLRDKYPLLQTNLRSENRNIMSTIHETHNGHKLVAVKGSPGEVAQMCQGWMKDGKVMPLTDEDRQLLEIENDRMAGKALRVLGVAYNHIDESHNGNHEAELIWLGLVGMADPIRRGAKELIADFHHAGINTVMITGDQSPTAYAIAKELELNRSDQLEILDSTNLNNLTPEALTALSDKVDVFARISPSNKLQIVQALQGAGKVVAMTGDGINDAPALKAAQVGVAMGKGGTDVAREVADIVLEDDRLETMIIAVSRGRTIYNNIRKSVHFLLATNLSEIIVMTTATAAGIGEPLNAIQLLWLNLVTDIFPGLSLAMEAPEPDVLSQPPRDPQDSIIKKSDFGRITFESATISAGTLAAYGYGLLKYGISPQASTLAFMTLTTAQLLHTISSRSEKHSIFSQEKLPKNPYLTAAVTGSFALQLVAVAVPPLRNLLKITPIGLVDGAVIGSSALLPLVVNEGSKDISGGMRRMRGMREMREMRKIRKMRETN